From a region of the Drosophila virilis strain 15010-1051.87 chromosome 3, Dvir_AGI_RSII-ME, whole genome shotgun sequence genome:
- the Sap130 gene encoding uncharacterized protein Sap130 isoform X3, which translates to MSASSEGGAGGAVGGSAGGTATTTAPAHSTVAAKITHVKADGGISITGTPIISGGTIKVATGGNTVQTSLSGTPIALNTGQATTAASIRAIGAGGQSTQVRVVMPMIKQLENVTATGRTQITAIPATPARSVSNASITVTRPVTQATYLPRASVTATQMSGVGVTGAQRLVTPLRATSTASVSPAPTGLSSTGNFVRTSQPSTVISSANSPATAAWMQSNTGQVQLIRAIHQPRQRIITTSAGVSSANVSTTATPVQTPTSLTVSAAQPMPPQQSGPTGIPQAYVATVLPPRQHQATLVYSSNVSAAGSPNTMSNQQFNPRFAVATPIGSATSVAGGTATTPGGTTVTPRQVRPIPLGKSFPATKLNTTSISIRAPSIPQLNSNVAPPTPVSVSGGVTVAGRGPGGTGAGTNVAPVALTAANLPTTRIIQLQQPATGGAHQIIGSTTRLAPNVMLQPFLMSTSAAAKMGIRPPVTMTAKVQPSLTITQLNPIGKLSTAGGAGGPTMAPQGVASIQAVPSVSASGTPSSVSGGSSAAVAAAGGATVLPLTIGGRGGPASNILTGTLTPIKNASGITVGKMMMTQSSGVDVATSSGLTPTGTSTNVFIQQRSGGGSGVSVSATAGTTVSTSSAGTSFLPPGSSAIYYESMPASTGVLSLTTTTVTQSTHTHGQAHAQAQAQAQLVSSSGGSSLSVSSLPFASHAQQVGTGGGSTATFTVLPSSAAAGGNRTIGHQQLIIPAGAAHAAGGPPQHMVIPLHTSVKVTTGAVPTTTGGGATVSALPMPVPVPVAANTLVSSFMRKRDAEGSPIRGVKNLAPTLLSMSSNSNASASVGNVTAVNLAGGSAFNLQPVTVTPATQPPTTTAVSSALTVEALAKKERERVSSAAAAAAAAAAAGTSSASTASMSTTAGSIVSTRNVRAESPASSDGSTTVSANSSPGVDQQMQDSNLSINRIGDEPAGTAGRDNATHFNPINELYSSHQSSLPQTHQTLGARSSGVASAFVDVSQQQASHLVTTQATTLTASQLQQARMNGTGGSGSNSDYGLARKKPRRSTNDSQHSNQSQASLSLSLPPPMGSVSSLSSSTTQEAASTFMQQQQQQQQHNNGGLLVTAAGSAATTPNASAGDVNNHRVAGSGTPAVAGNKENANPVDFVLRRPRNCALLNTYKPTHKLANNHFHRYTDVKPRDERRATVIDLANQPNVQKKISGWKIHHLRSQMEDLNDSEMVSLSQLETMLKVLEKDKDKLGEIERISELLKGNIQRSKIITDGINEAQNQLMKIFDHKPHVSDIINRLQSKRNFKKREKL; encoded by the exons ATGAGCGCGTCAAGTGAAGGTGGAGCAGGCGGTGCGGTGGGTGGCAGCGCTGGAGGTACAGCTACGACAACGGCGCCTG CACATTCCACAGTTGCCGCCAAGATAACGCACGTGAAGGCCGACGGCGGCATTTCTATAACCGGAACGCCCATCATTAGCGGCGGCACCATTAAAGTGGCCACCGGCGGGAACACTGTGCAGACATCGCTCAGCGGCACACCCATTGCTTTGAACACTGGCCAGGCCACCACTGCCGCCTCTATACGAGCCATTGGCGCCGGCGGCCAGTCGACCCAGGTGCGCGTCGTCATGCCCATGATCAAGCAGCTGGAGAATGTCACAGCCACGGGCCGAACACAAATCACAGCCATACCGGCGACACCGGCTCGCAGCGTCTCGAATGCATCCATCACGGTGACACGGCCAGTTACACAGGCCACCTATTTGCCGCGTGCCAGCGTCACGGCCACACAGATGAGCGGCGTGGGTGTGACGGGCGCCCAACGACTGGTCACGCCGCTGCGTGCGACATCGACGGCCAGCGTTAGTCCGGCGCCCACGGGGCTCAGTAGCACGGGTAATTTTGTGCGCACCTCGCAGCCCTCGACGGTCATCTCGTCGGCCAATAGCCCCGCTACGGCGGCCTGGATGCAGAGTAACACCGGGCAGGTGCAACTCATACGTGCTATACATCAGCCCAGGCAACGCATCATTACCACATCAGCGGGCGTGAGCAGTGCCAACGTTTCCACAACAGCCACACCTGTTCAGACGCCAACAT CTCTTACCGTTTCTGCGGCACAGCCGATGCCGCCGCAGCAATCCGGACCCACGGGCATACCTCAGGCTTATGTGGCAACCGTTCTGCCACCGCGCCAGCACCAGGCGACGCTTGTCTATTCCTCAAATGTGTCAGCTGCCGGCTCGCCCAACACGATGTCAAATCAGCAGTTCAATCCTCGCTTCGCCGTTGCCACGCCTATCGGCAGTGCGACGAGCGTCGCTGGCGGCACAGCCACAACACCGGGCGGCACCACCGTGACGCCACGTCAGGTGCGTCCCATACCGTTGGGCAAAAGCTTTCCGGCCACCAAACTGAACACGACAAGCATTAGCATTCGAGCGCCCAGCATACCGCAGCTTAACTCCAACGTTGCTCCGCCCACGCCAGTGAGCGTCTCCGGTGGCGTCACAGTGGCTGGTCGCGGTCCTGGTGGCACTGGCGCAGGAACAAACGTGGCGCCCGTTGCTCTGACTGCCGCAAATTTGCCAACCACACGAATcattcagctgcagcagccggcAACTGGCGGCGCTCACCAAATCATTGGCTCCACCACGCGTCTGGCGCCGAATGTCATGCTGCAGCCCTTCCTCATGAGCACCAGCGCGGCGGCCAAAATGG GCATTCGACCGCCGGTTACAATGACCGCCAAGGTGCAGCCCTCGCTGACCATTACGCAGTTGAATCCGATTGGCAAACTGTCGACGGCAGGCGGTGCTGGTGGGCCCACAATGGCGCCGCAGGGCGTGGCCAGCATACAGGCGGTGCCGAGTGTATCGGCCAGCGGCACGCCCAGCTCCGTGTCGGGTGGCAGCTCAGCAGCTGTGGCCGCTGCCGGCGGCGCCACGGTGCTGCCTTTGACCATTGGCGGACGTGGCGGACCCGCAAGCAACATTTTGACGGGCACACTGACGCCCATCAAGAATGCCAGCGGCATAACTGTGGGCAAAATGATGATGACACAGTCATCCGGAGTGGATGTGGCAACCAGCAGCGGCCTGACACCCACGGGCACATCGACCAACGTGTTCATACAGCAGCGCAGCGGCGGAGGCAGTGGCGTTAGCGTGTCAGCGACAGCGGGCACTACTGTGTCTACATCCTCGGCGGGCACATCCTTTTTGCCGCCGGGCAGCTCGGCCATCTACTATGAGTCCATGCCGGCCTCGACGGGGGTGCTCTCGCTGACCACCACGACGGTCACCCAGAGCACCCATACGCACGGCCAGGCTCACGCACAAGCCCAGGCACAGGCCCAATTGGTGAGCAGCAGTGGCGGCAGCAGCCTTTCCGTTTCCTCGCTGCCCTTTGCCAGCCATGCACAGCAAGTGGGAACCGGCGGCGGATCCACAGCCACATTTACGGTGCTGCCATCGTCGGCAGCGGCAGGTGGCAATCGCACCATTGGACATCAGCAGCTCATCATACCGGCGGGTGCTGCACATGCGGCTGGTGGACCACCTCAGCACATGGTCATACCGCTGCACACATCCGTCAAGGTGACAACCGGCGCCGTGCCAACAACGACCGGCGGCGGCGCCACAGTTAGTGCATTGCCCATGCCGGTGCCGGTGCCGGTCGCGGCAAATACACTCGTGTCGAGTTTTATGCGCAAACGCGATGCCGAAGGCTCGCCCATACGTGGTGTCAAGAATTTGGCGCCTACGCTGCTATCCAtgagcagcaatagcaacgcCTCCGCATCGGTGGGTAATGTGACTGCGGTGAATCTAGCTGGTGGCTCGGCATTTAATTTACAGCCAGTCACAGTGACGCCAGCGACGCAACCGCCGACCACAACGGCGGTCAGCTCAGCCCTAACTGTTGAGGCGCTGGCCAAGAAGGAACGTGAGCGTGTCAgttccgccgccgccgccgcagcggcagcagcagcagctggtaCATCCTCGGCGTCCACAGCGTCCATGTCGACAACAGCGGGTAGCATTGTGAGCACACGAAATGTGCGTGCCGAGTCGCCGGCTTCTTCTGATGGTTCCACCACAGTCTCGGCGAACTCTTCGCCCGGCGTGGATCAGCAAATGCAGGACAGCAATCTGTCCATTAACCGAATTGGCGACGAACCTGCTGGAACTGCAGGGCGCGACAATGCCACACACTTTAATCCCATAAACGAG CTATACTCATCTCATCAGTCATCGCTACCGCAAACGCATCAAACGCTGGGCGCACGTAGCAGCGGCGTTGCTAGCGCCTTTGTGGATGTGTCACAGCAACAGGCATCGCATCTGGTAACAACACAAGCAACTACATTGACGGCAAGCCAATTGCAGCAGGCGCGCATGAATGGCACCGGCGGAAGTGGCAGCAATTCCGATTACGGCTTGGCACGCAAGAAACCGCGACGCTCCAC CAACGATAGCCAGCACTCCAATCAAAGCCAGGCATCGTTATCACTGTCCCTGCCACCGCCAATGGGCAGCGTAAGCAgtctcagcagcagcaccacgcAAGAGGCAGCCTCGACTtttatgcagcagcagcagcagcagcaacaacacaacaatGGCGGCCTGCTGGTAACGGCCGCTGGCAGCGCAGCCACCACGCCCAATGCCAGCGCTGGCGATGTGAATAATCATCGTGTGGCTGGCAGCGGTACGCCGGCTGTGGCTGGCAACAAGGAGAACGCAAATCCTGTGGACTTTGTGCTGCGACGTCCGCGTAATTGTGCGCTGCTCAAT ACATACAAGCCGACGCACAAGCTGGCAAACAATCATTTCCATCGATACACGGACGTAAAGCCGCGCGATGAGCGACGCGCCACAGTCATTGATTTGGCCAATCAACCAAATGTTCAGAAGAAAATTAGCGGCTGGAAGATTCATCATTTGCGCTCGCAAATGGAGGATTTG AATGATTCGGAAATGGTTAGCTTAAGCCAACTAGAAACCATGTTGAAGGTACTCGAAAAGGACAAAGACAAACTCGGTGAAATTGAGCGAATTAGTGAGCTTTTAAAG GGCAACATACAACGTAGCAAGATTATCACCGACGGCATCAACGAGGCCCAAAATCAGTTGATGAAGATCTTTGATCACAAGCCTCATGTCTCGGACATAATCAATCGTTTGCAATCGAAGCGCAATTTTAAGAAACGcgaaaaattataa
- the Sap130 gene encoding uncharacterized protein Sap130 isoform X1 — MSASSEGGAGGAVGGSAGGTATTTAPATLKAVKIRTHPHPNTMHLISNTTKQNAMVSPTQSHVHLRGAINRYSLPHLPPAAHSTVAAKITHVKADGGISITGTPIISGGTIKVATGGNTVQTSLSGTPIALNTGQATTAASIRAIGAGGQSTQVRVVMPMIKQLENVTATGRTQITAIPATPARSVSNASITVTRPVTQATYLPRASVTATQMSGVGVTGAQRLVTPLRATSTASVSPAPTGLSSTGNFVRTSQPSTVISSANSPATAAWMQSNTGQVQLIRAIHQPRQRIITTSAGVSSANVSTTATPVQTPTSLTVSAAQPMPPQQSGPTGIPQAYVATVLPPRQHQATLVYSSNVSAAGSPNTMSNQQFNPRFAVATPIGSATSVAGGTATTPGGTTVTPRQVRPIPLGKSFPATKLNTTSISIRAPSIPQLNSNVAPPTPVSVSGGVTVAGRGPGGTGAGTNVAPVALTAANLPTTRIIQLQQPATGGAHQIIGSTTRLAPNVMLQPFLMSTSAAAKMGIRPPVTMTAKVQPSLTITQLNPIGKLSTAGGAGGPTMAPQGVASIQAVPSVSASGTPSSVSGGSSAAVAAAGGATVLPLTIGGRGGPASNILTGTLTPIKNASGITVGKMMMTQSSGVDVATSSGLTPTGTSTNVFIQQRSGGGSGVSVSATAGTTVSTSSAGTSFLPPGSSAIYYESMPASTGVLSLTTTTVTQSTHTHGQAHAQAQAQAQLVSSSGGSSLSVSSLPFASHAQQVGTGGGSTATFTVLPSSAAAGGNRTIGHQQLIIPAGAAHAAGGPPQHMVIPLHTSVKVTTGAVPTTTGGGATVSALPMPVPVPVAANTLVSSFMRKRDAEGSPIRGVKNLAPTLLSMSSNSNASASVGNVTAVNLAGGSAFNLQPVTVTPATQPPTTTAVSSALTVEALAKKERERVSSAAAAAAAAAAAGTSSASTASMSTTAGSIVSTRNVRAESPASSDGSTTVSANSSPGVDQQMQDSNLSINRIGDEPAGTAGRDNATHFNPINELYSSHQSSLPQTHQTLGARSSGVASAFVDVSQQQASHLVTTQATTLTASQLQQARMNGTGGSGSNSDYGLARKKPRRSTNDSQHSNQSQASLSLSLPPPMGSVSSLSSSTTQEAASTFMQQQQQQQQHNNGGLLVTAAGSAATTPNASAGDVNNHRVAGSGTPAVAGNKENANPVDFVLRRPRNCALLNTYKPTHKLANNHFHRYTDVKPRDERRATVIDLANQPNVQKKISGWKIHHLRSQMEDLNDSEMVSLSQLETMLKVLEKDKDKLGEIERISELLKGNIQRSKIITDGINEAQNQLMKIFDHKPHVSDIINRLQSKRNFKKREKL; from the exons ATGAGCGCGTCAAGTGAAGGTGGAGCAGGCGGTGCGGTGGGTGGCAGCGCTGGAGGTACAGCTACGACAACGGCGCCTG CCACATTAAAAGCCGTTAAGATACGCACTCATCCCCATCCAAATACAATGCACTTGATATCcaacacaacaaaacaaaatgcaatggTATCACCCACACAATCGCACGTACACTTGCGTGGCGCCATAAACAGATACTCATTACCTCATTTGCCACCAGCAGCACATTCCACAGTTGCCGCCAAGATAACGCACGTGAAGGCCGACGGCGGCATTTCTATAACCGGAACGCCCATCATTAGCGGCGGCACCATTAAAGTGGCCACCGGCGGGAACACTGTGCAGACATCGCTCAGCGGCACACCCATTGCTTTGAACACTGGCCAGGCCACCACTGCCGCCTCTATACGAGCCATTGGCGCCGGCGGCCAGTCGACCCAGGTGCGCGTCGTCATGCCCATGATCAAGCAGCTGGAGAATGTCACAGCCACGGGCCGAACACAAATCACAGCCATACCGGCGACACCGGCTCGCAGCGTCTCGAATGCATCCATCACGGTGACACGGCCAGTTACACAGGCCACCTATTTGCCGCGTGCCAGCGTCACGGCCACACAGATGAGCGGCGTGGGTGTGACGGGCGCCCAACGACTGGTCACGCCGCTGCGTGCGACATCGACGGCCAGCGTTAGTCCGGCGCCCACGGGGCTCAGTAGCACGGGTAATTTTGTGCGCACCTCGCAGCCCTCGACGGTCATCTCGTCGGCCAATAGCCCCGCTACGGCGGCCTGGATGCAGAGTAACACCGGGCAGGTGCAACTCATACGTGCTATACATCAGCCCAGGCAACGCATCATTACCACATCAGCGGGCGTGAGCAGTGCCAACGTTTCCACAACAGCCACACCTGTTCAGACGCCAACAT CTCTTACCGTTTCTGCGGCACAGCCGATGCCGCCGCAGCAATCCGGACCCACGGGCATACCTCAGGCTTATGTGGCAACCGTTCTGCCACCGCGCCAGCACCAGGCGACGCTTGTCTATTCCTCAAATGTGTCAGCTGCCGGCTCGCCCAACACGATGTCAAATCAGCAGTTCAATCCTCGCTTCGCCGTTGCCACGCCTATCGGCAGTGCGACGAGCGTCGCTGGCGGCACAGCCACAACACCGGGCGGCACCACCGTGACGCCACGTCAGGTGCGTCCCATACCGTTGGGCAAAAGCTTTCCGGCCACCAAACTGAACACGACAAGCATTAGCATTCGAGCGCCCAGCATACCGCAGCTTAACTCCAACGTTGCTCCGCCCACGCCAGTGAGCGTCTCCGGTGGCGTCACAGTGGCTGGTCGCGGTCCTGGTGGCACTGGCGCAGGAACAAACGTGGCGCCCGTTGCTCTGACTGCCGCAAATTTGCCAACCACACGAATcattcagctgcagcagccggcAACTGGCGGCGCTCACCAAATCATTGGCTCCACCACGCGTCTGGCGCCGAATGTCATGCTGCAGCCCTTCCTCATGAGCACCAGCGCGGCGGCCAAAATGG GCATTCGACCGCCGGTTACAATGACCGCCAAGGTGCAGCCCTCGCTGACCATTACGCAGTTGAATCCGATTGGCAAACTGTCGACGGCAGGCGGTGCTGGTGGGCCCACAATGGCGCCGCAGGGCGTGGCCAGCATACAGGCGGTGCCGAGTGTATCGGCCAGCGGCACGCCCAGCTCCGTGTCGGGTGGCAGCTCAGCAGCTGTGGCCGCTGCCGGCGGCGCCACGGTGCTGCCTTTGACCATTGGCGGACGTGGCGGACCCGCAAGCAACATTTTGACGGGCACACTGACGCCCATCAAGAATGCCAGCGGCATAACTGTGGGCAAAATGATGATGACACAGTCATCCGGAGTGGATGTGGCAACCAGCAGCGGCCTGACACCCACGGGCACATCGACCAACGTGTTCATACAGCAGCGCAGCGGCGGAGGCAGTGGCGTTAGCGTGTCAGCGACAGCGGGCACTACTGTGTCTACATCCTCGGCGGGCACATCCTTTTTGCCGCCGGGCAGCTCGGCCATCTACTATGAGTCCATGCCGGCCTCGACGGGGGTGCTCTCGCTGACCACCACGACGGTCACCCAGAGCACCCATACGCACGGCCAGGCTCACGCACAAGCCCAGGCACAGGCCCAATTGGTGAGCAGCAGTGGCGGCAGCAGCCTTTCCGTTTCCTCGCTGCCCTTTGCCAGCCATGCACAGCAAGTGGGAACCGGCGGCGGATCCACAGCCACATTTACGGTGCTGCCATCGTCGGCAGCGGCAGGTGGCAATCGCACCATTGGACATCAGCAGCTCATCATACCGGCGGGTGCTGCACATGCGGCTGGTGGACCACCTCAGCACATGGTCATACCGCTGCACACATCCGTCAAGGTGACAACCGGCGCCGTGCCAACAACGACCGGCGGCGGCGCCACAGTTAGTGCATTGCCCATGCCGGTGCCGGTGCCGGTCGCGGCAAATACACTCGTGTCGAGTTTTATGCGCAAACGCGATGCCGAAGGCTCGCCCATACGTGGTGTCAAGAATTTGGCGCCTACGCTGCTATCCAtgagcagcaatagcaacgcCTCCGCATCGGTGGGTAATGTGACTGCGGTGAATCTAGCTGGTGGCTCGGCATTTAATTTACAGCCAGTCACAGTGACGCCAGCGACGCAACCGCCGACCACAACGGCGGTCAGCTCAGCCCTAACTGTTGAGGCGCTGGCCAAGAAGGAACGTGAGCGTGTCAgttccgccgccgccgccgcagcggcagcagcagcagctggtaCATCCTCGGCGTCCACAGCGTCCATGTCGACAACAGCGGGTAGCATTGTGAGCACACGAAATGTGCGTGCCGAGTCGCCGGCTTCTTCTGATGGTTCCACCACAGTCTCGGCGAACTCTTCGCCCGGCGTGGATCAGCAAATGCAGGACAGCAATCTGTCCATTAACCGAATTGGCGACGAACCTGCTGGAACTGCAGGGCGCGACAATGCCACACACTTTAATCCCATAAACGAG CTATACTCATCTCATCAGTCATCGCTACCGCAAACGCATCAAACGCTGGGCGCACGTAGCAGCGGCGTTGCTAGCGCCTTTGTGGATGTGTCACAGCAACAGGCATCGCATCTGGTAACAACACAAGCAACTACATTGACGGCAAGCCAATTGCAGCAGGCGCGCATGAATGGCACCGGCGGAAGTGGCAGCAATTCCGATTACGGCTTGGCACGCAAGAAACCGCGACGCTCCAC CAACGATAGCCAGCACTCCAATCAAAGCCAGGCATCGTTATCACTGTCCCTGCCACCGCCAATGGGCAGCGTAAGCAgtctcagcagcagcaccacgcAAGAGGCAGCCTCGACTtttatgcagcagcagcagcagcagcaacaacacaacaatGGCGGCCTGCTGGTAACGGCCGCTGGCAGCGCAGCCACCACGCCCAATGCCAGCGCTGGCGATGTGAATAATCATCGTGTGGCTGGCAGCGGTACGCCGGCTGTGGCTGGCAACAAGGAGAACGCAAATCCTGTGGACTTTGTGCTGCGACGTCCGCGTAATTGTGCGCTGCTCAAT ACATACAAGCCGACGCACAAGCTGGCAAACAATCATTTCCATCGATACACGGACGTAAAGCCGCGCGATGAGCGACGCGCCACAGTCATTGATTTGGCCAATCAACCAAATGTTCAGAAGAAAATTAGCGGCTGGAAGATTCATCATTTGCGCTCGCAAATGGAGGATTTG AATGATTCGGAAATGGTTAGCTTAAGCCAACTAGAAACCATGTTGAAGGTACTCGAAAAGGACAAAGACAAACTCGGTGAAATTGAGCGAATTAGTGAGCTTTTAAAG GGCAACATACAACGTAGCAAGATTATCACCGACGGCATCAACGAGGCCCAAAATCAGTTGATGAAGATCTTTGATCACAAGCCTCATGTCTCGGACATAATCAATCGTTTGCAATCGAAGCGCAATTTTAAGAAACGcgaaaaattataa